The nucleotide sequence TTTCCCGATAAACGGGGGCAGGAAGGCTATCAGGAGTGGGATATGGCCTATGAGAATTTTGTGGCCTTTTATGAAGACGGCTGGGCCAACAAATACACCTATGTGTATCCGGAGCAGGAAGGAGGTTCTGATGAAGACGACGAAGAGGACGAAGACAGCGAAGACAACAAAGAGACCGGCGAAGCGCAGGAAGATTGATTTTGTGCTTATCTGGGTGGACGGCAACGACCCGGAATGGCAGAAAGAAAAGAATAAATACGACGAAAGCAATGATAAGGGCGACAGTACCATCATCCGTTACCGGAGCTGGGATAATCTCCAGTACTGGTTCCGGGGTGTGGAAAAGTTTGCACCCTGGGTCAACAAAATCCATTTTGTCACCTGGGGCCATCTGCCTCCCTGGCTGAATGTGAACCATCCGAAACTCCATATTGTAAATCATAAAGACTATATTCCGGAGGAATTTCTGCCCACATTCAACGCCAATACCATAGAAATGAATCTTCACAGAATCAAAGGTCTGGCGGAGCAGTTTGTTTACTTCAATGACGACATGTTTATTACCGATTACGTGAAGCCGGAGGACTTTTTCAAAAACGGGGTGCCCTGTGATGTATTTGCATTAAACTGCATTTATTTCGGGAAGAAAAGCGCCGGATTTTTCAACGGGAATGATCTGGAGCTGATTAACATTCATTTTGACAAAAAAGAATGTTTCAAAAAGAATTTCCTGAAATGGTACCATCCCATCAATGGGTGGAAAAGCCTGGTACGCACCACCATGCTGATGATCTGGCCCTGGTTTCCGGGATTTTACTACAGCCATCTTCCCAGCAATTTCCTGAAAAGCACCTACAAAGAAGTATGGAATCTGGAGGAGGAGACCCTGCGGGCCACCTGTATGGATAAATTCCGCACCAAGTCAAACGTCAACCAGTGGCTGATTAAGTTCTGGCAGCTTGCCAGCGGAAACTTTATTCCCCGTTCCATGAAAATCGGCCGCTGCTTCCATATCAAAGAGCGGAATTATGATCTGGCTCTGGATTCCGTGCGGGAGGGCAGATATAAGCTGATTTGCATTAATGATACCATTTATACCGAAGATTTCGAGACGAAGAAACGGGAAGTGCAGGAGGCATTTCAGAAGCTGCTGCCGGAAAAGTCCGGTTTTGAATTATAGGAGAAGAAATTTTGAGTAAAATTTGTGTGGAATTTCAGGATGATGTATTAACCATCCGGTGTGCCAGAACCAGAATGACACCGGAAGACACGGAGACAGCCAATGTGACAGGCATTGAGTTCGGCAGAAAGTACAGAACCAATATGCCTGTCAGAAACAAATCTCAGAAGAATAAGGTCTTTTATATGGAACCGGTACAGGTTACGGTGAAAAACCCTGCCAGTCTGCCCATACTGGCAGAAGGGGCGAAAGATGTGCCGGTGCTGGCGGTCTGGTCCAATGATAAATTCATTTATTACGGCTATCTTCTGATGAGCAGCGTTTACAAAGAATTAATTAAGTTCTCCTACAAAGTGCTTCATCTGGGCCTGAGCAGGCGGTATCTGTCTCTGTGGATGATCGGGTATTTCCAGACCGGGTCTGAGACTCCCGTGCAGGGCCAGCGGTTTTATATTGATGAGAATAATTATCAGGAATCCACCATGAAGATTGATTCGGCTCTGATTCCCAAATGGAAGCTGCTTTTGCAGCACAATTTCCAGCATTTTAAGATTCCTCTGGAATCCCTGCTGTCGGAAGATACGCAGATTAACAATATGCTGAATATTATGCTGAATGTAAACGGGCTGGAGCTGGATTACCGGCTGGGGAAAAAATTCCGCAGCATCGGTGCAAATATCCGGCATTATTATGCGCCCTATAAGAGCAGATATCTCAAAGATTTTGCCATTCACGTCAGAAGGACGGACCGGGGCAATTTTTCCATTGTAAAGCGGCCCAAGGAGGAAGTGGAACGCGGCCTCCGGTTTAAAATTATGGAGAGCCGGGGGATATCCTGGCTTCTGTACCATCTGGGGAAATGGCGGGGAAAGCATGGCCGGAATGTGAACCTGTTCTATGAGAAATTTTCGGAAAAGGCGGAGGAAGGAGCATTCGATTTGTTCCTTATGGCCAGAGACAGCCAGTCATCCCGAAATTACTATATCATTGACGAGCACTCCGAAGATTATCAGCGAATTCAGGGAGAAAAGAACGTGGTTCGGAAATATTCTCTGAAATATTACTGGCTGCTGTACCGGGTAAATTACTATATTTCCACAGAAGCCCCGGCCCATCTGAATCTCCTGCGGTCAAACAACAAATATTTTCGGAAAAGTACCTGCGAACATCCCTTTATCTTTCTGCAGCACGGGGTTACCTACCTGAAATGTCAGGGTCCAACCTCCACTTTTGTGGCAGGGAAGGAAGGAGAGCCTCAGTATATTATTGTGGGAAGCGAGAAAGAAAAAGATGCAGTGTGCGATATGCTGAAACTGCCGGAAGAACGAATCTGGAATACGGGACTTCCGATTTTCAGCAAGATAGATTATAAGCACATTCATCAGGATTCCGAAGATAAAGCGGTAATTATGCTGACCTGGAAGACCTATGAGGAACATCTGCAGGATTTTGAACAGTCGGAATACTATAAAAACGTTATCCGGATTTATCAGATGCTCAGCAGATATCTGGAGCCTTCAAAGATTATTATTGTGCCCCATCCAAAGGTAATGGATTTGCTGGCCCATACGGATATGAAAGATTCTGTGTGGAAGAAACCCATTTCCGAAGTTCTGGGTGTGACAAAACTTTTAGTGACAGATTATTCTTCCGTATGTTATAATGTATTTTACCAGGGTGCCGGGGTGGTATTTTACCAGCCTGATCTGGAATTATATGAAATGGAAAGCGGCAGGCTGATTCCCTCAGATGACGAATACATTGGTGCCAGAGTGTTTGACCTGAAGGCTCTGGAGGAGACATTGCAGAATATTATTCAGGATGGCAGGATTATTCTGGATAAGGCGCGGACTTCGGAACACGAGGCCCGTTATCAGAGCATCAATGAATTCAGCGACGGAGAGAATCTGGCGCGGATTTACCGGAAACTGGTAAAGAAAAAGATTGTATAGATAATTGCAAAATCTGATAGTTTTTTGAATTCCGTGTACAATTCAAAAATTTCAGGATAAATGTTTTCTCATACAAAAGGTGAGAAATGCATTCAGCACCATGGAGGTAAGACTCAGATAATCATGGAAGCTATTGCTGAGCATGATTATCTGTAGTCGGAGGCTTACCGGAATGTCCGGTGCGTCTGGCATTTCGTGCTTTTGTATGAAGAAAATATTGATATAAAGTTGTAGTAGTTGTACATGGAATTCTTATAATTTAACAGTTTTGCAATTATCGGAAAAGATTGTATAATGAAAGGAGAAACAGGTTATGAAAAAGCGTGTACTGGTTGCCTTACTGTCTGTCAGTGTGGGAATTTCAGGACCAATGGGAGTACCGGTGGCAGAAGCATCTTCCGTCAATCCCGAACAGACAACGGAAGATGTGACATTTATTCAGGAGGAAACTCCGGAGCAGGAAGAAATTTCCGGCCAGGAGGAGCCTGCAGTATCAGAAGTTCCGGGAGAAACAGCAGAACCGGAAACAACTGTTGAGGAAACAGCAGACCTGAAAGATATGGTAGTGCCGGAGCAGGCAGAACCGGAAGCAGCAGCGGAAGCCATGGAGAAGACAGAGGAGCCTCTGGAAATGGAGAAGATTTCCAGATTTTCTGAAGCTGATATGGAGATCATGGCTGATGTGAAAGGCGCCAATACGGTTACATTGAATCCGGTACAGAACGCAGATGCAGCGGCAGTTCTGGAGGCTGCTCTGAAAGAAGTGGAAAAGAGCGGAACCACAGAAGTGACCACAATCGTCATTCCTGCAGGTACTTATAAATGGAACGAGGCTGTCAGCCTGGTATCCAATGTAAATATTGTAGCAACGGGAGCCACCATCAACGCTTCCGCAAACATAGACACCATGCTGCGGACGGTATCTGGAAGAAACACTTCAAACGTTACGGTGGAAGGAGGAACCTGGGACTGCGGGAACAAGGCAGAGAGCGGATTCATATTCTATACCGGCAAAAATATTACCCTGAAAAACTGTACGGTAAAGAATGGTAAGGGGAACGGCGTCCGGATTGGAGACAGCACAATCTCCCTTGTAGAAGGCTGTACCATCAGTAATAACAGCAGCAGCGGCATTTATGCCACTGGCGCTACGGTGATTTCTGCCATTAAGGGTTGCACCATTTCTTCCAACGGAGCTACCGGAATGACAGCCAGGGGAGTAACCGTAAACGAACTGTCTTCTACTACTTTCTCTTCTAACAAGGAGCACGGACTGGCAGCTTATGAAAAAGCTAAAATCGGAACGATTTCCAATGTGGTTGCTAAAAGCAATAAGGAACATGGAATTGCTGTTACCGGAGATTCTGAGATAAAAATTACCGGCGCCACAGCAGAGGGTAACACTCAGAACGGTGTATCTATTACCGGCGACAAGAGCAAAGCAGTGATTGAAGGCCTTACCGCAACGAAAAATAAGGGTACAGGAATTGCTTTTTCCAAATGCGGCAACTGCGTGTTCAAAAATTCCAAAGTTACTTATAACGGCGGACACGGAGTTACCATTTCCGATACCGTAGTGGATATGGAATGTACAAAGCAGACTGCCAATACCGTGGAGAACAATGACTGGAGCGGCGTTTCCATTACCGGAAAAGACTCCAAAGTTACCATTAAATACGGCAGTTACAGCAAGAACGGACGGAATCCCAAATCCTCTTCCGAGGGTGAATCCGGTCATGGCGTGGGCGTATTCTCCGGAGCATCGCTGGTGTTAAAAGAAGCCACTATGGAAGACAATTCCGTATGCGGTGTGTCTCCCTTCGGCAAAGGCACTTCCGCTACCATTGAAAAATGCGTGATTCAGGACAACGGAAGACACGGCATAGGCGGAAGAAAATCCGTTACCCTCACAGTAAAAGGAAATACCATTAAAGACAATAAGAATCATGGTATCATGGTAAACGACAAGAGTA is from Lachnospiraceae bacterium JLR.KK002 and encodes:
- a CDS encoding CDP-glycerol glycerophosphotransferase family protein; protein product: MSKICVEFQDDVLTIRCARTRMTPEDTETANVTGIEFGRKYRTNMPVRNKSQKNKVFYMEPVQVTVKNPASLPILAEGAKDVPVLAVWSNDKFIYYGYLLMSSVYKELIKFSYKVLHLGLSRRYLSLWMIGYFQTGSETPVQGQRFYIDENNYQESTMKIDSALIPKWKLLLQHNFQHFKIPLESLLSEDTQINNMLNIMLNVNGLELDYRLGKKFRSIGANIRHYYAPYKSRYLKDFAIHVRRTDRGNFSIVKRPKEEVERGLRFKIMESRGISWLLYHLGKWRGKHGRNVNLFYEKFSEKAEEGAFDLFLMARDSQSSRNYYIIDEHSEDYQRIQGEKNVVRKYSLKYYWLLYRVNYYISTEAPAHLNLLRSNNKYFRKSTCEHPFIFLQHGVTYLKCQGPTSTFVAGKEGEPQYIIVGSEKEKDAVCDMLKLPEERIWNTGLPIFSKIDYKHIHQDSEDKAVIMLTWKTYEEHLQDFEQSEYYKNVIRIYQMLSRYLEPSKIIIVPHPKVMDLLAHTDMKDSVWKKPISEVLGVTKLLVTDYSSVCYNVFYQGAGVVFYQPDLELYEMESGRLIPSDDEYIGARVFDLKALEETLQNIIQDGRIILDKARTSEHEARYQSINEFSDGENLARIYRKLVKKKIV
- a CDS encoding right-handed parallel beta-helix repeat-containing protein; translation: MKKRVLVALLSVSVGISGPMGVPVAEASSVNPEQTTEDVTFIQEETPEQEEISGQEEPAVSEVPGETAEPETTVEETADLKDMVVPEQAEPEAAAEAMEKTEEPLEMEKISRFSEADMEIMADVKGANTVTLNPVQNADAAAVLEAALKEVEKSGTTEVTTIVIPAGTYKWNEAVSLVSNVNIVATGATINASANIDTMLRTVSGRNTSNVTVEGGTWDCGNKAESGFIFYTGKNITLKNCTVKNGKGNGVRIGDSTISLVEGCTISNNSSSGIYATGATVISAIKGCTISSNGATGMTARGVTVNELSSTTFSSNKEHGLAAYEKAKIGTISNVVAKSNKEHGIAVTGDSEIKITGATAEGNTQNGVSITGDKSKAVIEGLTATKNKGTGIAFSKCGNCVFKNSKVTYNGGHGVTISDTVVDMECTKQTANTVENNDWSGVSITGKDSKVTIKYGSYSKNGRNPKSSSEGESGHGVGVFSGASLVLKEATMEDNSVCGVSPFGKGTSATIEKCVIQDNGRHGIGGRKSVTLTVKGNTIKDNKNHGIMVNDKSNGKNIENNEISGNKQCGICVGVRSKATVKNNNISKSGQNAIYVYDKSKATITGGKLQSNKECGVVTDKNADVTVKKVNISKNKIYGMNIKGGKAKVQSCTISSNKSSGIQIKAKAKVSELSGNKIKNNGEYGIYCKEASVTKIEKNTITGHKKYGIVLYPGSTCKNIKKNTLSNPAAPKEIGIQGSTSNVGDVKPVTISTAKKNGTSIKGSAPSNAKVSVKIGKKTYSAKAGGNGSYTIKTAKLKKGTKLKVQAAAAGGNTVYAETVVK
- a CDS encoding Stealth CR1 domain-containing protein; its protein translation is MKTTKRTKTAKTTKRPAKRRKIDFVLIWVDGNDPEWQKEKNKYDESNDKGDSTIIRYRSWDNLQYWFRGVEKFAPWVNKIHFVTWGHLPPWLNVNHPKLHIVNHKDYIPEEFLPTFNANTIEMNLHRIKGLAEQFVYFNDDMFITDYVKPEDFFKNGVPCDVFALNCIYFGKKSAGFFNGNDLELINIHFDKKECFKKNFLKWYHPINGWKSLVRTTMLMIWPWFPGFYYSHLPSNFLKSTYKEVWNLEEETLRATCMDKFRTKSNVNQWLIKFWQLASGNFIPRSMKIGRCFHIKERNYDLALDSVREGRYKLICINDTIYTEDFETKKREVQEAFQKLLPEKSGFEL